The Apibacter raozihei genome contains a region encoding:
- a CDS encoding MATE family efflux transporter, producing MKLKEHFKANTKLALPVVITQLGQVSVNFIDIIIIAGLGEKAIASASLATSVFIIFLVFLLGFSYSMSPLISSSVANNNNERVAKIFTHGMTMNVTLAILIILLLEICSPLLYKTGQNPMVIPDAISFLNISAYSLLPLMIFQSYRQFSEGISMTILVTVATVTSNVVNVILNYGLIYGQWGLPEMGVKGSATATLIARIVMMIIIVVVLHMNKRASFYLSFIKLKEIKTIYYRKLISIGLPSSLQSLFEISSFAIAAFIAGRHSYLDTSAHSVTANLASITFQICVGFGVAATVRVAGFYGVKNRDDLRKAGLASMYLVTAFMTLCGIFFIIFRNQLPLIYFKNTQIEVISIASKLVIVTAFFQIFDGIQVVSLACLRGMRDVVIPTFICFIAYVVFAIPIGYYLCIHQEMGAVGTWIGLCIGLAFAGTMLLWRFLKLTKTKI from the coding sequence ATGAAACTTAAAGAACATTTTAAAGCCAATACGAAATTAGCACTCCCTGTAGTTATTACTCAGCTGGGGCAGGTTTCCGTAAATTTTATAGACATCATCATCATTGCAGGACTGGGTGAAAAAGCTATTGCTTCCGCCTCACTCGCAACCAGTGTTTTCATTATTTTTTTAGTTTTTTTACTAGGATTTTCTTATTCTATGTCTCCTTTAATATCCTCTTCAGTTGCAAATAACAACAACGAAAGAGTAGCTAAAATTTTCACACATGGAATGACAATGAATGTGACCCTGGCAATCCTCATTATCCTTTTATTGGAAATTTGTTCCCCCTTATTATATAAAACAGGACAAAACCCTATGGTTATTCCTGATGCTATAAGCTTTTTAAATATTAGTGCCTATAGTTTACTTCCTTTAATGATATTTCAGTCGTATCGCCAGTTTTCAGAAGGTATTTCTATGACCATACTGGTTACAGTAGCAACAGTAACGTCCAATGTTGTTAATGTAATTTTAAATTACGGATTAATATACGGTCAATGGGGATTACCGGAAATGGGAGTAAAAGGTTCAGCTACAGCAACGCTTATTGCCCGTATAGTCATGATGATTATTATTGTGGTGGTGTTGCACATGAACAAAAGAGCCTCCTTTTACCTAAGTTTTATCAAATTGAAAGAAATTAAAACTATTTATTACAGAAAACTTATATCTATAGGATTACCCTCCTCATTACAATCTTTATTTGAAATCAGTTCATTTGCCATAGCTGCTTTTATAGCAGGAAGACACAGTTATCTGGATACCTCAGCCCATTCGGTTACAGCCAATCTGGCCTCCATAACGTTTCAAATTTGTGTAGGGTTCGGAGTAGCGGCAACAGTACGTGTCGCAGGTTTTTATGGTGTTAAAAACCGTGACGATCTTCGTAAAGCCGGCTTGGCCAGCATGTATTTAGTTACAGCATTTATGACTTTATGCGGTATATTTTTCATTATTTTCAGGAATCAGCTTCCCTTAATTTATTTTAAAAATACACAAATTGAAGTGATCAGCATTGCCTCCAAGTTAGTCATTGTAACTGCCTTTTTTCAGATTTTTGACGGAATACAGGTTGTCAGCCTTGCCTGTTTGAGAGGAATGAGAGATGTGGTTATACCTACCTTTATCTGCTTTATCGCTTATGTCGTTTTTGCCATACCCATCGGATATTATTTATGTATCCATCAGGAAATGGGAGCAGTAGGGACCTGGATAGGATTATGTATAGGCCTGGCATTTGCCGGAACCATGCTGTTATGGCGTTTTCTAAAGCTAACTAAAACAAAGATTTGA
- the fsa gene encoding fructose-6-phosphate aldolase, whose amino-acid sequence MKFFIDTANLAQIKEAQNLGVLDGVTTNPSLMAKEGITGKSNILAHYKAICDIVDGDVSAEVISTDTEGMLKEAEELCNIDPKIVIKIPMIAEGIKAIKKLSSQGIKTNCTLVFSPGQALLAAKAGATYVSPFLGRLDDVSTDGLILIEDIRIIFDNYGYTTEILAASIRGPLHIINCAKIGADVITAPLNAITALLNHPLTDKGLAQFLEDAKKFNV is encoded by the coding sequence ATGAAATTTTTTATAGATACAGCTAATTTAGCTCAAATAAAAGAAGCACAAAATCTGGGAGTTCTGGATGGTGTAACCACTAATCCGTCTTTAATGGCTAAAGAAGGAATTACCGGGAAAAGTAATATACTGGCACATTATAAAGCAATATGTGATATTGTAGATGGTGATGTTTCTGCAGAAGTTATTTCAACGGATACCGAAGGTATGCTTAAAGAAGCAGAAGAACTTTGTAACATAGATCCGAAAATTGTGATCAAAATTCCTATGATTGCCGAAGGAATTAAAGCTATAAAAAAGCTTTCATCACAAGGAATTAAAACAAACTGTACCTTGGTATTCTCTCCCGGTCAGGCTTTACTTGCAGCAAAAGCAGGAGCCACTTATGTATCTCCTTTTTTAGGGAGGCTGGATGATGTGTCTACTGACGGGCTTATTTTGATTGAAGATATTCGTATTATATTTGATAACTACGGTTATACAACTGAAATTCTTGCAGCTTCTATCAGAGGGCCATTACACATCATTAACTGTGCTAAAATAGGTGCAGATGTTATTACAGCACCATTAAATGCCATTACCGCATTGTTAAATCATCCGTTAACCGATAAAGGACTGGCTCAGTTCCTGGAAGACGCAAAAAAATTCAATGTTTAA